The following are encoded in a window of Bacteroidota bacterium genomic DNA:
- a CDS encoding NYN domain-containing protein has translation MKNFNIAVLIDGDNIPSANVKEMMEEIAKYGNPTIKRIYGDWTRPGLTKWKNLLLENAITPIQQYGYTTGKNATDSAMIIDAMDILYSGKVNGFCLVSSDSDFTRLATRLKEAGMQVIGIGEKKTPNPFIVACDKFVYIEILKKQTEEKLESKESNESI, from the coding sequence ATGAAAAATTTTAATATAGCCGTCCTAATAGATGGAGATAACATACCATCGGCTAACGTAAAAGAAATGATGGAAGAAATAGCCAAATATGGCAATCCAACCATCAAGAGGATATATGGTGATTGGACTAGACCAGGCCTAACCAAATGGAAGAATCTTCTTTTAGAAAATGCAATAACACCTATTCAACAATACGGGTACACTACTGGTAAGAATGCCACAGACTCAGCAATGATAATTGACGCAATGGATATTCTTTATAGTGGCAAGGTTAATGGTTTCTGTCTTGTTTCCAGCGATAGTGATTTTACCCGATTAGCCACAAGACTAAAAGAAGCTGGTATGCAAGTTATAGGGATAGGAGAAAAAAAGACTCCCAACCCATTCATTGTAGCTTGCGACAAATTTGTTTATATTGAAATTTTAAAGAAACAAACAGAGGAAAAGCTTGAAAGTAAAGAATCCAATGAATCAATAG